One genomic segment of Thalassospiraceae bacterium LMO-SO8 includes these proteins:
- a CDS encoding cold-shock protein, which translates to MATGTVKWFNPNKGFGFIQPDDGSKDAFVHISAVERAGIHSLREGQKVTYDLQAGQNGKSSAENLSIAD; encoded by the coding sequence ATGGCTACTGGTACCGTGAAATGGTTTAACCCGAACAAGGGTTTCGGCTTCATTCAGCCCGACGACGGCTCGAAGGATGCCTTCGTGCATATCTCCGCCGTCGAACGCGCCGGCATTCATTCCCTGCGCGAAGGCCAGAAGGTCACCTATGACCTCCAGGCCGGGCAGAACGGCAAGTCCTCTGCTGAGAACCTGTCGATCGCCGACTAA
- a CDS encoding phosphotransferase family protein translates to MTGEPAHPLDLGALADHMAAHLDGVTPPLTARQFAGGMSNPTFELTDASGRRFVLRKKPPGDLLPSAHAVDREFRIMSALRGGDVPVADPLLLCMDDTVIGQAFYVMAHVDGRVFRELELPGMTASERAAIYDAMNDTLARLHCVDWRAAGLADFGREGGYAARQVKRWTGQYQASATDDLAAMNRLIDWLPENLPANAETTIAHGDFRLENMIFHPTEPRVLAVVDWELSTLGDPLADLAYNCLPWHMPDARRGDLRANDPAQTGIPAEADYLAAYARRTGRTDGQNGEDWGDWTFYLVLSLFRLGAIAQGVYKRGLDGNATSSAALQRRDVCRNLSQIAWALIEAAGRD, encoded by the coding sequence ATGACCGGGGAGCCGGCGCATCCGCTCGATCTGGGCGCCCTCGCCGACCACATGGCGGCGCACCTCGACGGGGTGACGCCACCCTTGACCGCCCGCCAGTTCGCCGGCGGCATGTCGAACCCGACGTTCGAATTGACGGACGCATCGGGACGCCGCTTTGTCCTGCGCAAGAAACCGCCGGGCGACCTTTTGCCGTCGGCCCATGCGGTGGACCGGGAATTCCGCATCATGTCGGCGCTTCGGGGCGGCGACGTACCGGTCGCCGATCCCTTGCTGCTGTGCATGGACGATACCGTGATCGGGCAGGCGTTCTATGTCATGGCTCATGTCGACGGCCGGGTGTTCCGCGAACTGGAGCTGCCGGGCATGACGGCATCGGAGCGGGCGGCGATCTATGACGCCATGAACGATACTCTGGCCAGGCTGCATTGCGTCGATTGGCGGGCGGCGGGATTGGCCGATTTCGGGCGGGAAGGGGGCTATGCGGCACGCCAGGTCAAGCGCTGGACCGGCCAGTACCAGGCCTCGGCCACGGATGATCTTGCGGCCATGAACCGGCTGATCGACTGGCTGCCGGAAAACCTGCCGGCAAATGCGGAAACGACCATCGCCCATGGCGATTTCCGACTGGAGAACATGATCTTTCATCCGACGGAGCCGCGCGTGCTGGCCGTTGTCGATTGGGAACTGTCGACCCTGGGCGACCCGCTGGCCGATCTTGCCTACAACTGTCTGCCCTGGCACATGCCCGACGCCCGGCGCGGTGACCTGCGCGCCAACGATCCGGCGCAGACCGGCATCCCGGCGGAAGCGGATTATCTTGCGGCCTATGCCCGGCGCACGGGCCGCACCGATGGTCAAAACGGGGAAGATTGGGGCGATTGGACTTTCTATCTGGTGCTGTCCCTGTTCCGCCTGGGGGCGATCGCCCAGGGGGTCTACAAACGCGGGCTCGACGGCAATGCTACCTCGTCGGCGGCGCTTCAGCGTCGTGACGTCTGCCGCAATCTGTCGCAGATCGCCTGGGCCTTGATCGAGGCGGCGGGACGGGACTAG
- a CDS encoding HAMP domain-containing sensor histidine kinase produces the protein MKHRLVPIVALALGVFAVLIFVGVTTFNATLERIVIEQAERTSIAWAGYIGNRMNRIEDIAKGAPLSGEEQQFLNGVRGFGDIFRFKLFDTKGRIRLISDDLHTDLANNPTVGEDNWKALSVVETGEPYSELEDGRLKPDRPDVYAETYVPVWRNERMVAVAEVYMDRTAETAALRADFRTFGWRAAGLAILALSLPAGVAIWTALQLRRQNHVLNIERNRAREAERAKGRFLAHMSHEFRTPLNSIQGLTQVLLRGDLGPLENPKHREYVQDIYDSGDHLLSLVNDVLDLSKIDFGKYELTESDFDIGKCVHGALQVVKGWEASTPLTLEAHGLETGLFVHADRRAIYQSVLNLLSNAVKFTRPGGRIDLSVALDDAGECVITVADTGIGIAEPDLARIFEPFAQRRAHEYVASRRGSGLGLTLVKSLVELHGGRVSLDSTPGTGTTARIHLPKARVVNPPTRGAA, from the coding sequence TTGAAACACCGGCTCGTCCCGATCGTCGCGCTTGCGCTGGGTGTTTTCGCCGTGCTGATTTTTGTCGGCGTCACAACCTTCAACGCGACCCTTGAGCGGATTGTGATTGAGCAGGCGGAACGCACCTCGATCGCCTGGGCCGGCTACATCGGCAACCGCATGAACCGGATCGAGGACATCGCCAAGGGTGCCCCGCTCAGCGGAGAGGAGCAGCAGTTTCTCAACGGCGTGCGGGGGTTCGGCGACATCTTTCGGTTCAAGCTGTTCGACACCAAGGGCCGCATTCGGCTGATCTCCGACGACCTGCACACGGATCTCGCCAACAATCCGACAGTGGGCGAGGACAATTGGAAGGCGCTCTCGGTGGTTGAAACGGGCGAGCCCTATTCCGAGTTGGAGGACGGCAGGCTCAAGCCCGACCGCCCGGACGTCTACGCAGAAACCTATGTGCCTGTATGGCGCAACGAACGCATGGTCGCGGTCGCCGAGGTCTACATGGACCGCACCGCGGAAACGGCGGCGCTGCGTGCCGATTTCCGGACGTTCGGATGGCGCGCCGCGGGACTGGCCATTCTGGCGCTCAGCCTTCCCGCCGGCGTCGCCATCTGGACGGCCCTGCAATTGCGCCGCCAGAACCACGTTCTCAACATCGAACGCAACCGCGCGCGCGAGGCGGAGCGGGCCAAGGGGCGGTTCCTCGCCCATATGAGTCACGAGTTCCGCACGCCCTTGAATTCGATCCAGGGACTGACCCAGGTTCTGTTGCGCGGCGATCTGGGTCCGCTGGAGAACCCCAAGCACCGGGAATACGTGCAGGACATCTACGACAGCGGCGATCATCTGCTGTCCCTGGTCAACGATGTGCTCGACCTGTCGAAGATCGACTTCGGCAAGTACGAGCTGACGGAAAGCGATTTCGACATCGGCAAATGCGTCCATGGCGCGCTCCAGGTCGTCAAGGGATGGGAGGCCTCGACCCCACTGACCCTTGAGGCCCACGGCCTTGAAACGGGCCTGTTCGTTCACGCCGACCGGCGGGCGATTTATCAATCGGTCCTCAATTTGCTGTCCAATGCCGTGAAATTCACGCGTCCCGGCGGTCGCATCGATCTGTCCGTCGCCCTCGACGACGCCGGGGAATGCGTGATTACCGTGGCGGATACCGGCATCGGGATCGCCGAACCCGACCTTGCCCGGATATTCGAGCCCTTCGCGCAGCGCAGAGCCCATGAATACGTTGCTTCCCGCCGGGGATCTGGGCTCGGCCTGACGTTGGTGAAATCGCTGGTCGAACTGCACGGCGGCCGGGTGTCCCTGGACAGTACCCCCGGGACAGGCACGACGGCCCGCATCCATCTGCCGAAGGCACGCGTCGTCAACCCGCCGACGCGCGGCGCGGCCTAG
- a CDS encoding histidine phosphatase family protein, producing MSGRFALLVCILVLAVHPLGADPRSPLAVLSGGGHFVMVRHALAPGGGDPKGFTLDDCSTQRNLNDVGRAQARRIGETFRAGGIAQARVFTSQWCRCRDTAAGMALGPVVALPILNSYHREPNQKDSRLAELRKWIAEQPLDQPTVLVTHFTVISGLIGIGPRPGDIVIVRRDGDGRFTVVATVTMD from the coding sequence ATGAGCGGTCGGTTTGCCTTATTGGTTTGTATTCTGGTTCTGGCCGTTCATCCGCTCGGTGCGGATCCCCGGTCTCCTCTGGCGGTGCTGTCCGGGGGCGGACACTTCGTCATGGTGCGTCACGCCCTGGCCCCGGGTGGCGGGGATCCGAAAGGGTTCACGCTGGACGACTGTTCGACACAGCGCAATCTGAACGATGTGGGACGCGCCCAGGCGCGGCGTATCGGAGAAACATTCCGCGCCGGAGGGATCGCGCAGGCGCGGGTGTTCACCAGCCAATGGTGCCGTTGCCGGGACACGGCGGCGGGCATGGCGCTTGGCCCGGTCGTGGCATTGCCGATTCTGAACTCATATCATCGGGAACCCAATCAGAAGGACAGCCGGCTCGCGGAGCTTCGTAAATGGATTGCCGAACAGCCGCTGGACCAACCGACGGTTCTGGTCACGCATTTCACGGTGATCTCGGGGCTGATAGGCATCGGCCCCCGGCCCGGTGACATCGTCATCGTGCGGCGTGACGGCGACGGCCGCTTCACGGTTGTCGCAACGGTGACGATGGACTGA